Sequence from the Scyliorhinus canicula chromosome 7, sScyCan1.1, whole genome shotgun sequence genome:
cgcgctcgcttggggactttgtttccttttgggaagatcgtggCCTGTATTATTTGTGCCCTGGAGAGTTTCTCCCCAGGCGAGTCCACACAGAATTTTTTTTCAGCAGCGGGAGCTGAACTCGTCAGTGAGACCGGATcgtcagagatcagggtgccccgtttgaaagggtgccccgttCTCTACCCAAGGATAATGCCGCCGCCCGCAGACATGGGCATTACacctccccccccgccgaaaATGAGCGCGCCCAGCTGAACCTTTGTCAAAGGCCCCCCTTTCAACCCAACCCTCTCCTTTCAAGACCCTCCCCCTTTCATGacccccccttcactcccccaaccttcatatgccccttcaccctccctttcatgggcatgccccccccctgTGGCCCTGACCCTTGGTAGTACCAACCAGGCACCTGGCACCCCGACTTTGCCAGCCATGCACTCGGGTAATGCCCCAACattacctggcagtgccaacaaggAACCCAGGCCCTGTCCTGTCCCCTTCCACCCAAGGGGCTCTAATGGCCTCCAAGACCCCCGGAGTGGCCACCACGCCGGTGCGGTCGGTGACTCCTGGGTCGGGGAGAACGAAGCCTCAACTAGGCCTCAACAGGGCCGCGCATATTTTattgagcctaatggctcattcaaAATAATTACCTGGATCACACCCAGCAAGGGCATGATCCAAATCGTGCCGGGCACCACGGGTCAGGTGGCTCGCTCGAGGGTTTGCGCCCTCCGCGAAGCCCGACTTGGGCCTCTCCCACGATACCCCCAGCGCGCCTGGATCAGTGGCGGATGCAACGCGGTGGGGTGGGAATCATGCCCATTACGCCTGTGTGTAACACGAGTAACTAACTAATCTTCTGGAAACTCAGCCTCGGTTGTATCCTATGGAGAGGCTCTAAATGCATCGGCAGATATAACTAGCAGCAGGTAACCGTGAGAGCAAAAAGACGAAACAACAATTTGATAACACATTCCTCAGTGTGACGTTAGTGCTCTGAATCAAAACATTGCCTTCCTCTTTAATTGAATATGTCTCGTTATAGCTTAATAACAACTCCCGGGTTCTGTTTGAATGTGTTGCGTGATTCAGTTCTTACTTCCACAATCTATCAAAGAATGGTCACTTAAAATTGGTAAGTACCTACATTGGGTCACACTTCTGTAAATCCTCTGTAACTTTGACTAACATGGAGAAAGCTGAAGCGCAAGATTCTTACTAATGCTTGTTTCAGTGGTAAACTCTGAGTCAGAAAATTGTAGGTATATGTTTCATTCCACTAGATGGAGgtaatgtgtgagagagactggcaTTGTTGGCAATGCTGGCTCCTGGATACGACTTAAATCGATGTTAATGTATTGGCGGATCATGGTAGTGTGCTCCGATGCTGCACTACATCACCAAGCAGAGAGGCTCCTCTGTGGTGGAGGAAGAGGCTGGTGACCCAGCGAGAGTTCTTCACTCTGTCATGGCCCTAAGGCAGCCAGGTAACGGCGACTTGTAGAGTCCGCTAATCAGAGCCGTTTCTCGGTTGCCATGCCGAAATGGATGAGGTGGTACTGAACGAGCAATGCAGAGGATCCAGCTTCAAACCCTACCATTTCAAGTtgtgaaattgatttttaaaaaaaataaatttagagtacccaattcatttttttccaattaaggggcaatttagcgtggccaatccacctagcctgcacatttttaggttgtgggggcaaaacacacgcagacacggggagaatgtgcaaactccacacggacagtgatccagagccgggatcaaacctgggacctcggcgccgtgagaccgcagtgctaaccactgcgccaccatgctgccctgttgattttaaaaaaaagtaaatttagagcacccgattcatttttttttcccaattaaggggcaatttggcgtggtcaatccaccgaccctacccatctctgggttgtgggggagagacccacacagacacggggagaatgtgcaaactccacacggacagtggcctggggctAGGATCGGatgcgggtcctcggcgccgtgaggcagcagtgctaaccactgcaccgccgtgccacCCTGGAATTGAATTCAATGGTCAGAATTCTCGGGtcgttgggattcacttttcctgctggcatcgcacccccgccagcgggtttagttggtggcgtggggtggtctcaatgggaaatcgcattgacaagcggcggcagGGTAGAATCTCACTGTCAGCAAACGACGCCctccgctgccaagaaacacgcggctgggagaccggggaatcccacccaatatatcCGCTTATTTATAACACCAGATTTAAGCCTAGGAAGTTGCTCAAACTATCAAATTATTCATGACTAGCCTTCAGGGAAAAAGGCCTGCCACCTCGATCAAATCTGGCCTACACAACATCCAAATTATGGGGCAAATTGGGGGTGGGAATCAGGAGTAGAGACAGTTTCCCAGATCTGAACCCGTCCCTGGGAAGAAACTGGCAGCTTGGCAGGAGGAGTAGGCTGCAACAGCGGGTGAGTAATTGAGAGCGTTCTTCAACATGAAGGGTGACCAATGGCCTtgttgggcaggaaagtggaattgaaaccgatgatcaaccatgattttatGGTGTGGCAGAACAAGCCATTTGGTCTAATCCTATTCCTATTTATAGTCTTGTGTTGACCCATTGCCAGCTAGGCAGGGAGGACCTATCGGCTTTGCTGGAGTGCTGTGCCCCCTACACTGCCATCAGGAACCCTGCCTCAGATCTCTGCCTCATCGGGAAACCGAAGGCCAACTGGGAAATCCCGGCTGGCCCCCTTTACCACCCTCAGGAACAACAGCTGCCACCTACATGGGCATTGGGAAACCAGCACCCCATCCAGCACTTTGGGATCCTGTCTAACTCTGCGCTCGACATTGACAGAACCTGAAACTCCTGCcccattgttggaaccaacaattctacggacacgtgcttgtaggattagaatagcggttttaatatatttacaacagagccagcctgttagccgttgaactttcggtgaactggctggctgactctgtggcacggatctttatacagcagctccagggggaggtgttctgggcggagccaaaggagaagcccagtacaaactctcgagtactcccagagctactccccctggtggtcaggtagtgcaactgcacttacaatattgaaacatgtatctacttggaacagagtgacattggtaactataatgccgTGTAAATTTCATTCACCACACCCATGTATCTGATAGCACCTGCCAGCAAGTCAATTTGATGGGGGCCAATGTTCTTTCACATTCAAAAACAAATAAAACCACATCCCGACAATAAAACAGTACATGTGAAATTGGCCTGGGCAGCAGCTACTGCGGAGAAGGCTATTAGGCACGGTGTAAATGAGCGGCTGATTCACTATAATCTATTTCTCAATACCTCTGAATCCCATTCCATCTCTGATGTCTAAACAGCTTAGGTGCAGTAGGAAACACCCATTTGAAGTTAGAACCACAGACGGTGCAaaaagtggccattcagcccattgggctgAAGGGGCGAGAACAAAAGGATTTTGTTTAAGATGGTCgacaaaagaaccaaaggcaacatggggaaaaggcttCTTTTGCTCAGCAACTGGTTACAATCTGGAATGCATTACCTGAGAGGTAGTCGATCGAAACGCAGTTGGGTGAGCACCTGACAATTTCCAGGGCCACAGGGGGAATGGGTGGGAGAGTGGGACCagctaaattgctcttgcagggggccagcacacaGAGTCGAAGGGCTAAATATCTTCCTTCTGTGCTGGGACATTCTAGGACATTATATGGTGCTATGAAACGTCACAAGCTCCTTCACActtccagtgcctgcacagattgCAAATTGGAAAATTCTACAAACTACAAACGTGCGCGGGCATGACGAGCCAGTGGACATCCTTCTGTTCCTTCTGTGCCGTAATGCTAAAAGGTAACATTCCAGGGTACAATGTAAAAGTCAGCATATCAGAGATGCTGCTTTACAAATCAAAGGCTAAACCGAGCTCCCGTCTGCTCACTTTGGGCAGGTAGCTGGCAACTCCACCAACTGTGCTTCATTGGGTTTTGGATgatctgaagttgtgaaaggtggTTTCTATCATTCAATACTGTTGGGACACAAAGCCTTATGATTCAGACCTATTTCTGGGGCACAGTGGTTGAGGCTTTACGCTTTAGCTGTTCACATTATATTTGAGGGTCAGGTCCAAAGGTGGAAGGTTTTAAATTTCCCCATTTTGTACCCCTGATGACAAAAAGCAGTAGACTcaaaaaatgaaagcaaattataATTTTTGGTCTACATAATACATTAACAGGAACATTCTATCATCTGGAAAGTTACACATGTGGGGTTGGGTTGTATGTCGCGCCCCTTGTTGGCGGGGGGTAGGTAGAATAGTTTGGGTGGCTGGCCCACTACCCTCCCACCCACTTCcgagctgaccccccccccccccccccccccccccccacccccgttgaCGATTTTAACCCCGCGCTAAGTGTGGTATGGCTGTGGGAGGGACTTCTACCTAGTGTTCCAACTTCCAGCTGACTTTCCTGTCAGGGTCTGTTCACCAAACCCGCCACCCACACCCCAGAAAATGCAGCCCCATAGGTCTGAAAGGTTCTTTGGTGTGGACCCATTTGCGAAGTATGCCGCTGGTGCTGCCGATTGGGGATGAGGTTTAACAGATACATTTCCAAAAAAGGAAATAGTTTTCAGTGCTACGCTTGTTATTAGAATCTGTTTTGATCAAAAAGTATGTTCAGTCTCTTTTCAGGACATGGGCAACGCTGGCAAGATCCTATCTGTTTACCATATCTATTTTATTTGAAACTATTTTATTTTAATCTGTTTTATTTATCTGAACAAGGTGATGATGTGGTGGCACAGGTACTGCTGCCAGGGACcctggaccctggttcaatttggactttgggtcactgtctgtgcggagtctgcatgttctccccgtgtctgcgtgggtttcctccaggtgctccggtttcctcccacagtccaaagatgtgcagttttttttttaccatagaatttacagtgcagaaggaggccattcggcccatcgagtctgcaacggctcttggaaagagcaccccacccaaggtcaacacctccacgctatccccataacccaataaccccacccaacactaagggcaattttggacactaagggcaatttatcatggccaatccacctaacctgcacatctttggaggaaaccggagcacccggaggaaacccacgcacacacggggaggatgtgcagactccgcacagacagtgacccaagccggaatcgaacctaggaccctggagctgtgaagcaattatgctatccacaatgctaccgtgctgccatggattggccatgatcaatggggttatggagataggacaggggagtgggcctcggaagggtgctctttcggcagctcagtgcagacccgatgggccaaatggtctccttttgtacTGCTGGGATTCTATGGGTGATAGCTCCTTGAATCAATGCAGTACTTGTCATGATGGTGATCTCAATCACCAATAGGTAGCCAAAATATTACTCGTATCCTAGTCTCCCCCCGTTTAATGATGCTCGGGGATTTCCCCTGAGGGAGTGTAAGGGCTGCTGACGCTTAAAATTGCCATAAACAAAAGGCAGATATccaatcccaaaaaaagggaaggatccagtggaatgtgggtcgtatagacccatatcactattgaacacggacgTGAAGGTATTGGCtcagttgttggcggggaggatggaggattgtgtcccgggggtggttgcagaagatcaaacaggcttcgtgaagggcaggcagctcgcaagtaatataagacggctgttgaatgtggtgatgaatccatcgagagctctgctagcagaggtggtggtgtccatggacgcggagaaagcatttgatcgggtggagtggcggtacttgtttgaagttttgggaaggtttgggtttgggccgagattcgtggcatgggtgcggttgctgtatgtggcgccaagagcgagggtgaggacgaatgatatgagctcacaaagctttgacttacacaggggtatgaggcaggggtgcccgctgtcgccgctgctgtttgcactggccatagagccattggcgatggctctcggggggtcggcagagtggcaggggataatgcggggacagagggagcatcgggtgtcgctctataccgatgacctcttgctgtatgtttcggatccgttggagagtatgggaaggattatgggactgttggggaggtttggaggttcttgggatacaagctgaatgcagggaaaaacgaggtattcccagtgaatgagctggcacagcgggctattttaggggggatgccatttacagtagcgagggATAAGTTTAAGTACAtgaggattcaggtagcgagggaatggacggggctccataaggaggtcagggagggtcttaagaggtgggatacactgtacttaacgttggcggggaggatccAATCGGTGAAaaagaatattctgccgaggttctggtttctctttcaggctctcccgatctttataccaaaggccttttttcggaaagtggacacaatcatctctgactttgtatgggcggggaaggtgccaagggtggggaggaccctgctacagagacaGAGGTAGCGGGAGggattggcgttgccaaacttgcttcattattattgggcggcgaatgtggacaaggtgcggcggtggtgggaaggagaaggggtagagtgggttaggatggaggaggaatcttgtaaggggtctagtttgagggctatggtggcaacagcattgccaatggctccaagtaggtattgTCCTGACAATGTCACTTTGGAATGTgttttgatgtgaccatcaattcactagagacacgattggaagtaaactgttgttttaatagtcttacaactgagccagcctgcgaccagaggaactgagagcagggcttacggctgcagcactttatacttccggtagtgggcggGGCCATGGGTGGACTCATGGGCGGAGacaagggtgaagcccagtacaggctcctcatctccccctatgagcagagccgcgcaacggctcacagacagagcccacaaggacataatacaatgcaatgcaatacagtgtgaattacaatacagtataattcaccacatgtttggctgctcatattgctGCGGTGGTGtcggagtgtgggtggagctgagctctggttctgctttttggttTCACTTTGAGAGGAGCTCGGGTGTGtctggtttttttttggtttcattttggttttggagaagctgcaatcacagcaggatgtatgtgaatctctgcaagcttatagtatccatttgctgatttcaacgtggtaactgttctcagtagtgaagttaagcctttCCGTTGAAAGGTGTTTTtaaatcttatggatgttaaaaagaaagtaagaattacttagtgttgtattctttgggggttgtatttgaattaatggttgctaagatgttcactgtgtgtttaaaaaaaggttaacttgagttaatagaataaacattgttttgctttaaaaaatatttttccatttctgctgtaccacacctgtagagtgggccatgtgctctccataccacaatctattaaaagttgtgggtcaggtgaactccatgatacactttggggttctctaaaccctggcccaaaagcagtattcagggagcccagtggtgcagtccacggtgacgatatggaatcagctgaggaggcattttagggtggaagggatgtcggtgctaacgctgttgtgcgagaatcatgggtttgagccgggagggggggggatggatagtgtatacaggaggtggagggaagtggggctggtcaaggtgagggatttgtatttggaggaagggttcgccagtctggaggagctaagggagagggtagagctaccGAGGGGTagcgagttcaggtatctacaggagAGAGACTTTGCGTGATAGGTCTGGaaagggttccctagattgccaggatacaccctgcaggagcgactgctgcttccagatgtggaaggggagggaagaattggggatatatataagtggctgggggagcagggaggcgagcgggtggtgaagatcaaggagaaatgggaagcggagttgggaatggagatcaattggggagtatggagtgaggcactgcgaagggtaaacgggacctcctcttgtgcaaggatgagcctgatacagtttaaggtggtgcacagggtgcataacacccaggcgagaatgagtgggttctttcagggggtagcagatgagtgtgagaggtgtggcgggggccagcgaatcacgcgcacatgttttggggttgtgaaaaattgggaagattctgggcgggagtgttcggggtcttagccaggatagtggaggagggagtggacccggacccgttggtggcgatatttggggtttcagagaagccggagctcatggagaggaggaaggccgatgtcttggcctttgcctctctgattgcacagcggcgaattctgctggagtggcggtcggcatcgccaccgggggtagcagcttggttgggtgacctgtacgacttcctgcggttagagaagataaagtatgagttaaggggctcagcaggggagtttgagaaaaggtgggggggtgtttgtgaccgtATTTGAGAAGCTGTTagtcgcaggggggtgggtggggggtgatggggggggggggggggctgaaaaaggagacaaatctgtacaaactgtacagttgattgttgggaagaacgtttcccggggtgtttatttgctgtaacctactttgatacaagtttgaagaAAATGCTTTTACAAAAAAGCCAGATATGCTAATGAGACAGGAGAAGGAACATCAGTTCTCCTGTTTCAGTTTCCTCCCTAACACAGGAATTAAAGTTACCAATTTTTAGCTACACCAGTAGAGCTCTGACTATGAAAGAATATCCTCCTTTCTTTCATGGACTATAGGGAGATGGTGGAGAGTGAGTTTGCTTCCTCACTCAGGCCAGCAGTGCCCAATCCTTCCCCACACCATAAGGAAGGTCTAAGGGACAGACTTGGAACTGAGTGATCTAAGCTTGTGTAGGTTCAAGGTAAATGAAGCAGAATGTGCCTTGGGTCTAATTTCACTGACCAGCAGCAGGCTAAAGTTAGGGGGGAAAAAACTGACCCCATattttccatgatgtggagatgccggcgttggactggggtgagcacagtaagaagtcttacaacaccaggttaaagtccaacaggtttgtttgtttCGTGTTcgtgctcgtgtttgaaacaaacctgttggactttaacctggtgttgtaagacttcttactgtgcccatatTTTCCATTATAGAATAGAATGTGTGAGAATATTGACCGAGCTTTTATACCTCCTTACCCAAGTCTTGGGCTAAGACTTTCCACACCGTCAGGGGTGAACATCGTCATGGGTGAGACAGCAAAATTCCACCCTTGATCTTTGCTTTGCATCCATGGATGCATGATGATTGTACATCCCAGAAtattagtttttttaaatttagtgtacccaattcattttttccaattaaagggccaattcacctaccctgcacatttttgggttgtgggggcgaaacccacgcaaacacagggagaatgtgcaaactccacacggacagtgacccagagccgggattgaacttgggacctcggcgccgtgaggccgcagtgctaacccactgcgccaccgtgctgcccacccaggATATTAGTTGAGTTGCTACATAACCTATGGATGTATCTGTGTTCGAGGGGGAATGTCTAAGTTCCACTCTTTGATGCATTCTTCATTAATGTCATTGACTCCTTCCTGATGCTGCTGTTTCACTCCCAAATAGGAATTGGCTGCTAACTCCAGTTGAGTAgcagagaggatttgagtacaggaatagagatgtaTTACCACGattgtatcgggcattggtgaggccacacctggagcattatgcacagttttggtgttcttatctgagaaggatgttcttgctatggagggagtgcagcaaaggtttaccaggctgattcgtgggatggtgggactgtcatatgaggagagactaaatcggtcagaattatatttattggagtttagaagagtgagaggggatctcatagaaacttataaaattctaacaggattaaacaggTGGATTCCGAAAGAATGTTCTCGATGAAGGaggagtccaaaactaggggtcatagtttgaggataagggataaaccttttaggtgtgaggcgaggagaaatttcttcactctgaatctgtggaattctaccacagaaagtaaatGAGGCCAAAAAATTGTTTGATTTCAAGATGGAATTAGaaacagctcttggggctaaaggggtcaagggatatggggataaggcggaatcagggtattgaacttgatgatcagccatgatcacataatgaatggcagagcaggctcgtagggttgaatggcctcctgcttctagtttctatgtatgtttctaagtagttttttttcaaaattagagtacccaattcattttttccaattaaggggcaatttagcgtggcaaatccacctaccctgcacatctttgggttgtgggtaaaacccacgcatacacagggagaatgtgcgaactccacacggacagtgacccagggccgggattcgaaccagggacattggcgccatgaggcagcagtgctaaccactgcgtcagcaAGCTGCCCGTTTCTAAGCAGTTTTTAAGGGAGAGATGATCAGTCTATCTGTTTATTATTGATAAACCTGAGGGCGACCCAATTTTCTTGGAAATTATTTTAAATGACAAATTAAAAGTTGTGAAGAAAATGTCTAAAATTAACAAAAAGGTGTTTATTGATAAAAGAAAATATTTGCATTGATGAAGTTACCAATGAATTATTGTCAAAGTTCAGTCACTGTTTTGGGGCAAGCGTAGCAGCTAACCGTACAGACAGCATTATCCCCAAAACAACAACTGAACGAATACAAACAAATATAGATGCAAaccagaagcaggaggaggccattcaacccctcgagcctgctctactagtaacctcaaatctgtatCCCGCCTCCCCCAATAGCCTATCACCGCCTTGcgtaccaagaatctatccacctccaccttaaaaataatcaaagtctctgcttccaccgccctttcaggaaGAACGTTCCAAAGATTTatgaccctttgagtgaaaacatttcacctcaactccttattttgaaacagtggcctcctagttctagattctcccacgtgaggaaacgtcctctccacatccaccatcAGGATCTTACCAAAGTTCATGGTATTGTTGGTTAAGGGAGCAATGTTAATAAATATGAATCTGCTTCGCAAGGTCGGCGccatggggctggaggatgagctgaTGTTAACCGGAGGACCTGGGGAGGatgaagaggaggaagaagaagaagTGGTGGATCTCCTAACAAACATCAGGGAGCAATGTGAGCAGATTGAAACTTGTGTGAAACTGCTAGAAATACTGGACGCCTGTACAGAGCGAGTGAGTTCCcgatcacatagaacatacagtgcagaaagaggccattcggcccatcgagtctgcaccaacccatttaagccctcactcctaccctatccctataacccaatatcccctcctaaccttttttggtcactaagggcaatttatcatggccaatccacctaacttgcacgtctgtggactgtgggaggaaaccgacgcagacacagggagaacatgcggactccacacagacagtgacccagcagggaatcgaacctgggaccctgccgctgtgaagccacagtgctaatcacttgtgctaccgtgctgcccacaaaccgAAGAAACCTGTACCGAGGAGCTGTTTGACGTCTTGCATACCTGGGACCACTGTGTGGCTGAAAAAATCTTCAGTAAGTTAAAGTGAAGTCCAGTACCCGAGGAACTCGACTGTATCAGAATTCGTAACAGTTGTGGGGAACCCAATTCACTGATTTCTAACTGAGAAATGGATGGTTGTGGTCCTTTGCACGATGGTTCAGGCATTGCCTTTGTCAAAGGTTTACTATGTTTGTGATTTGGTGCCAGAAATTGTTTATTTTACTTGCTATTATAAGTAAATTTATTGAACTCCAAAAATAAATGAATCTCATTTTCGTGCATGGGTTGTGAGACAGAAGCAGAGTTTAAATTGTGTGAGTGTGGTCTTATGATTTATGAACTTTACGGATTTATATTTAATAGTTCTGTATATTCACCTTCAAATTTCAGCTGGCTAAAGATTAATTTATTTTctcttcctgccctccccccaaCAGATTCTGTCATTTGGAGACCTCCTCCATTTTCTGCTGGAACAAATGGGGTGAAAAAATGCTGAAAGTCATGCAGTTCTCTTGGGCTGCTTACTCCAAACCGACTCCAGCCTGTTGGAAAGAGCTGCTGGTCCTCTTCTTGTTGTGCTCGTGTATATGCGCCATCAGCAGTGGCCTGTTGCACAACTGGATGTTTGCGTCTCTGAAGTACGGAGCGTCCTTGTGCAACACGATAACCTGTATGTTCACGGGTGCCGTGTTCCTGCTTCTCTTCCTGGTCCATCCTGTGCGCTGCGTGTTCACTCTGTTGATCCCCACAATCGGCACGAAACAAGGCCGCGATTTGCTCCTCTCCACCTGCTTCATGCTGGTCGCCATCAACATCATCTCCAACATTATGGCCAATATCAAGATGGTTCTCCAAGTACTTCACTGCGTGGCGATGACCTCAACCAAAAGCCTCATGAACTTCACGACCATCATACAGGAGGTGAAAAATGTGCTGAGTGCGGATTTAACCACACTCGTGGACAAAATCTCAGAGAGCAGCGTGGTCACAAGATCGAAAGCAGAATGGAACATTAATTCGAACAGCAATCACTCCGCAATCAAGACCCATCTCCAAGTGGTTGGCAAAGAAATCCAAAGCAACTATTTTACAATTCAGACCTTACTCAACGAGATCACTTTGAATACCAACAGGGTGCTCGCTGGCTTTGTTTTCTTCTATCTGACCCTAACATCAGCCAGGTATCTCAAGCACTACCTGACCAATTTGCAGTTTGACAACGTGTATATAACCAGCAGGCTGGCTCAGCTAGTGCG
This genomic interval carries:
- the LOC119968683 gene encoding cytochrome b-c1 complex subunit 6, mitochondrial-like, encoding MGLEDELMLTGGPGEDEEEEEEEVVDLLTNIREQCEQIETCVKLLEILDACTERVSSRSQTEETCTEELFDVLHTWDHCVAEKIFSKLK
- the LOC119968682 gene encoding osteoclast stimulatory transmembrane protein-like; the encoded protein is MLKRKFCHLETSSIFCWNKWGEKMLKVMQFSWAAYSKPTPACWKELLVLFLLCSCICAISSGLLHNWMFASLKYGASLCNTITCMFTGAVFLLLFLVHPVRCVFTLLIPTIGTKQGRDLLLSTCFMLVAINIISNIMANIKMVLQVLHCVAMTSTKSLMNFTTIIQEVKNVLSADLTTLVDKISESSVVTRSKAEWNINSNSNHSAIKTHLQVVGKEIQSNYFTIQTLLNEITLNTNRVLAGFVFFYLTLTSARYLKHYLTNLQFDNVYITSRLAQLVRTRKGVPIPCRTSSKKLIRSTGLKMSSDEMARCVKQMVISTAYLALSAIVIATDFIVFSLTSQVLLRVADIPPVPVTLEFTYNVAMVYLFPVKAPVSLIKQQADFPMTFIFVSDDCMFQPSPPNIKVIHIVCLLYAIAYVTVFLETYALRVRRKISATFFAQREDERINYLHQKMLKDSECQFENKVAIFTVSEQCNVTFE